One Paenisporosarcina sp. FSL H8-0542 genomic region harbors:
- the yaaA gene encoding S4 domain-containing protein YaaA — translation MKELEIGTEYVTLGQVLKMTDVISSGGMAKWFLSENEVLINGEVDQRRGRKLRHGDLVNIPGVGELRIVDPLSGQ, via the coding sequence TTGAAAGAACTTGAAATTGGAACGGAATATGTAACACTCGGGCAAGTACTGAAAATGACTGACGTAATAAGCTCAGGTGGGATGGCAAAATGGTTTTTATCGGAAAATGAAGTATTGATAAACGGGGAAGTAGATCAAAGACGTGGACGTAAACTTCGTCATGGAGATTTAGTAAACATCCCTGGAGTAGGCGAACTTCGCATTGTGGATCCATTGAGCGGGCAATAA
- the gyrB gene encoding DNA topoisomerase (ATP-hydrolyzing) subunit B, with the protein MAMEEKELQSYDADQIQVLEGLEAVRKRPGMYIGSTSSKGLHHLVWEIVDNAIDEALAGHCDEIAITIEKDNWIKVDDNGRGIPVSNHEKMGRPAVEVIMTVLHAGGKFGGGGYKVSGGLHGVGASVVNALSEITEVYVHRDEKLHYIKFERGAVTKELAIVGETDKTGSTVRFKADPEIFTETTVYEYDILANRLRELAYLNRGLKIIISDEREEEVRTNTYYYEGGIKSYVEHLNKSKEPIHDEPIYIEGEKDGISIEIAMQYNSGYSSNIFSFANNINTYEGGTHESGFKMALTRVINDYGRKNNMIKDADTNLTGDDVREGLTAIVSVKHPDPQFEGQTKTKLGNSEVSTITNSLFSEAFERFMLENPSVARKVIDKGLMAARARVAAKKAREFTRRKSALEVSSLPGKLADCSSRVPADSELYVVEGDSAGGSAKSGRDRHFQAILPLKGKILNVEKARLDKILSNTEIRAIITALGTGIGDEFALEKARYHKIVIMTDADVDGAHIRTLLLTFLFRFMRPLIEAGYVYIAQPPLFQIKQGKNVEYCYSDKQLAEILERLPKQPKPVIQRYKGLGEMDATQLWDTTMDPAVRTLLQVNLEDAIDADETFERLMGDEVEPRRQFIEENAIYVKNLDI; encoded by the coding sequence ATGGCGATGGAAGAAAAAGAACTGCAATCTTATGATGCTGATCAGATACAAGTATTAGAAGGTTTGGAAGCGGTACGTAAACGTCCAGGAATGTACATTGGTTCGACGAGTTCAAAAGGACTTCACCATCTTGTATGGGAAATCGTAGATAATGCAATTGACGAAGCCTTGGCTGGTCATTGTGATGAAATTGCCATCACAATCGAGAAAGACAATTGGATTAAAGTTGATGATAACGGTCGCGGAATCCCTGTCAGCAATCATGAGAAAATGGGACGTCCAGCGGTTGAAGTCATTATGACTGTATTGCATGCCGGCGGTAAATTTGGCGGTGGCGGATACAAAGTTTCTGGGGGTCTACATGGTGTTGGTGCCTCAGTAGTTAACGCCCTTTCGGAAATAACGGAAGTATATGTTCATCGTGATGAAAAGCTTCATTACATCAAATTTGAGCGTGGTGCAGTAACAAAAGAATTAGCGATTGTTGGAGAAACTGACAAGACTGGTTCTACTGTCCGTTTTAAAGCGGATCCAGAAATTTTTACCGAAACAACAGTCTACGAATATGATATTTTAGCGAACCGCTTACGTGAGCTAGCTTACTTGAACCGCGGTTTGAAAATTATCATTTCAGACGAGCGTGAAGAAGAAGTGCGCACGAACACTTACTATTACGAGGGTGGTATTAAGTCGTACGTTGAGCACTTGAATAAATCAAAAGAGCCGATTCATGACGAACCGATTTATATCGAAGGTGAAAAAGACGGCATTTCAATTGAAATCGCTATGCAATATAACAGTGGTTACTCGTCTAATATTTTCTCATTCGCGAACAATATCAATACGTATGAAGGCGGTACGCACGAATCTGGCTTTAAAATGGCGTTAACGCGCGTAATCAATGATTACGGACGCAAAAACAACATGATCAAAGATGCCGACACGAATTTAACAGGTGATGATGTGCGTGAAGGATTGACTGCCATTGTGTCAGTCAAACATCCAGATCCACAATTTGAAGGACAAACGAAAACGAAATTAGGAAACTCTGAAGTAAGCACAATTACGAATTCATTGTTTTCGGAAGCGTTTGAACGTTTTATGCTGGAGAATCCATCGGTTGCCCGTAAAGTCATTGATAAAGGATTAATGGCTGCACGTGCACGGGTTGCAGCGAAAAAAGCGCGTGAATTCACACGCCGTAAGTCCGCTTTGGAAGTATCAAGTTTACCTGGTAAACTCGCTGACTGTTCTTCTCGTGTTCCTGCAGATAGTGAACTGTATGTAGTAGAGGGTGACTCTGCCGGCGGTTCAGCAAAATCAGGACGTGATCGTCATTTCCAAGCGATTTTACCGTTAAAAGGGAAAATTTTGAACGTGGAAAAAGCACGTTTAGATAAAATTTTATCGAATACTGAAATCCGTGCGATCATTACAGCTCTTGGAACGGGTATCGGTGACGAATTTGCGTTGGAAAAAGCACGTTATCATAAAATCGTCATTATGACGGATGCCGATGTAGATGGTGCCCACATCCGAACTTTATTATTAACTTTCTTATTCCGTTTCATGCGTCCGTTGATTGAAGCGGGTTATGTATATATTGCTCAGCCTCCATTGTTCCAGATTAAACAAGGGAAAAATGTGGAGTATTGTTATTCAGATAAGCAACTAGCAGAAATCCTGGAGCGCTTGCCAAAACAACCAAAACCAGTTATTCAACGTTACAAAGGTCTTGGAGAGATGGATGCGACTCAATTATGGGATACAACAATGGATCCAGCCGTTCGTACTTTGTTGCAAGTAAACTTAGAAGATGCGATTGATGCAGATGAAACATTTGAACGTTTGATGGGGGACGAAGTAGAACCTCGCCGTCAATTCATCGAAGAAAATGCAATTTATGTGAAAAACTTGGATATTTAA
- the recF gene encoding DNA replication/repair protein RecF: MHIESLELTNYRNYESLALNFSKTINVLIGENAQGKTNIMESIYVLSMAKSHRTSNDKELIRWAEEYGKIKGDVQKKYGRLPLELTLSKKGKKAKVNHLEQNRLSDYIGQLNVVMFAPEDLHLVKGSPQVRRRFLDMEIGQISPVYLHDLLTFQKLLKQRNHLLKMHQGKSSVNDVMFDVYTDQYIQAAVSVIRKRFQFMELLQKWAEPIHFGISRGLEKLEVRYNPVSGLDQNATFEQMADFLQQKLQAGKAQELARGVTLTGPHRDDLQFFVNGYDVQTYGSQGQQRTTALSLKLAEIELIKQEVGESPVLLLDDVLSELDDYRQSHLLNTIQGEVQTFVTTTSVDGIDHETITQAAIFNVKQGHVEGGA; the protein is encoded by the coding sequence ATGCACATAGAAAGTCTGGAATTAACGAACTACCGAAACTATGAATCGTTAGCGTTAAATTTTTCAAAAACAATCAATGTCTTGATTGGCGAAAATGCACAGGGAAAAACCAACATCATGGAATCGATTTATGTGTTATCCATGGCAAAATCTCACCGAACGTCCAATGATAAAGAATTGATACGTTGGGCTGAAGAATATGGTAAAATAAAAGGTGATGTTCAGAAAAAATATGGTCGCTTACCGCTTGAATTGACTTTATCCAAAAAAGGCAAAAAAGCAAAAGTGAATCATTTAGAACAAAACCGTTTAAGTGATTATATCGGTCAACTAAATGTGGTGATGTTTGCACCAGAAGATTTGCATCTTGTAAAAGGCAGTCCTCAAGTAAGAAGACGTTTTTTGGATATGGAAATTGGGCAAATATCGCCTGTTTATTTACACGATTTATTAACGTTTCAAAAGTTATTAAAACAGCGTAACCATTTACTGAAAATGCATCAAGGAAAATCATCTGTAAATGATGTGATGTTTGATGTTTATACTGATCAATATATTCAAGCAGCTGTCAGTGTTATACGTAAAAGATTTCAATTTATGGAGCTTCTTCAAAAATGGGCAGAACCGATTCATTTCGGGATTTCCCGTGGACTTGAAAAATTAGAAGTTCGTTATAACCCTGTCAGTGGCCTTGACCAAAATGCGACATTTGAACAAATGGCTGATTTTTTGCAGCAAAAATTGCAAGCAGGCAAAGCGCAAGAATTAGCGAGAGGTGTAACATTAACCGGTCCTCACCGGGATGATTTGCAGTTTTTCGTTAATGGCTATGACGTGCAAACTTATGGTTCTCAAGGACAACAACGTACAACTGCATTGTCGCTTAAACTTGCAGAGATCGAATTAATCAAACAAGAAGTCGGGGAATCACCGGTATTGTTGCTGGATGATGTGTTATCCGAACTTGATGACTACAGACAATCTCATTTATTAAATACCATCCAGGGAGAAGTTCAAACCTTCGTTACCACAACAAGTGTGGATGGCATCGATCATGAAACGATTACGCAAGCCGCAATATTTAATGTGAAGCAAGGACATGTTGAAGGAGGAGCGTGA